One genomic window of Cheilinus undulatus linkage group 7, ASM1832078v1, whole genome shotgun sequence includes the following:
- the zranb2 gene encoding zinc finger Ran-binding domain-containing protein 2 gives MSGKSFRVSDGDWICPDKKCGNVNFARRTSCNRCGREKTTEAKMMKAGGTEIGKTLAEKSRGLFSANDWQCKTCGNVNWARRSECNMCNTPKYAKLEERTGYGGGFNERENVEYIEREESDGEYDEFGRKKKKYRGKTNSTSSSKESEKKEVNKAEDEEEEEEEEDDEDGDLSKYKLDDDDEDDEDGDLSKYDLNASEDEDMPAKKKGSRSGSSRSRSSSHSSSSSSRSRSRSRSRSSSSSRSGSRSRSHSRSSSRSGKGSSPRKRSRSPSSSPERRQKRSRSRSSSGGRKRRRSRSRSSERRRGQSSGSSHSGSSSKKK, from the exons ATGTCGGGGAAGAGTTTTCGAGTAAGCGACGGGGACTGGATATGTCCTGATAAAAA GTGTGGAAATGTGAACTTTGCTAGAAGAACAAGTTGTAACAGATGTGGCCGAG AGAAAACCACAGAAGCAAAGATGATGAAAGCTGGAGGAACAGAGATTGGGAAAACTCTAGCTGAAAAGAGTAGAGGCCTCTTCAGTGCAAATGATTGGCAGTGCAAAAC ATGTGGTAATGTGAACTGGGCAAGGAGGTCGGAGTGCAACATGTGTAACACGCCAAAATATGCCAAGCTTGAGGAGAGAACAG GTTATGGTGGAGGATTCAATGAAAGGGAGAATGTAGAATACATTGAGCGAGAGGAATCAGATGGAGAATATGATGAA tttggtaggaaaaagaaaaagtatcGTGGGAAGACAAACAGCACATCTTCCTCAAAAGAAAGTGAGAAGAAAGAAGTAAACAAAgctgaagatgaggaggaggaggaggaggaagaagatgatgaagatggtgatCTTTCCAAATACAAACTGGAT gatgatgatgaagatgatgaagatggagaCCTCTCAAAGTATGATCTTAATGCCAGTGAGGATGAAGACATGCCAGCCAAGAAAAAGGGCAGCCGCTCGGGATCGTCCCGTTCCCGTTCATCCTCACACTCTTCCAGCTCCAGTTCTCGGTCGAGGTCCAG GTCCCGCTCTAGAAGCTCTTCCAGCTCCAGATCTGGATCTCGATCGAGGTCTCACTCCAG ATCCAGCTCCAGGTCTGGCAAGGGCTCCTCTCCCCGGAAGAGGTCCCGCTCACCCTCCTCCTCACCTGAGAGGAGACAGAAGCGCAGTCGCTCCAGGTCCTCATCtggagggagaaagaggaggcGATCTCGTTCACGTTCGTCCGAAAG GCGCCGCGGACAATCCTCTGGATCCTCCCATTCTGGCTCCAgttcaaaaaagaaataa